Proteins from one Deinococcus planocerae genomic window:
- a CDS encoding metallophosphoesterase — protein MMDWSEEDWDGSWLVIPDLHGHATRLRAALQVANSIHRRSRLVFLGDLIDDSPRRQEARRARADPGTADASREVLATVRRLTESGRAAVLLGNHEVMAAAAVLDDDRALMNLWWKVGGREAAASYGWGGKGDAGALAGDLRWLREHGRLWLEVGPPGARVLLAHATRPSPQRLASGKNRAADLWPSDADDDVVWFPLALPGDPSTRRLHPLPEGYRASVHGHMETPDLHQMPDREGKPALQIDLHPGKGKVCLLHIDVDGEIEPYIRRV, from the coding sequence ATGATGGACTGGTCAGAGGAAGACTGGGACGGCTCCTGGCTCGTGATCCCCGACCTGCACGGGCACGCGACGCGGCTGCGAGCGGCGTTGCAAGTCGCAAACAGCATTCACCGCAGGTCCCGCCTCGTGTTTTTAGGCGACCTGATCGACGACTCGCCCCGCAGGCAGGAGGCGCGGCGGGCACGGGCCGACCCCGGAACAGCCGACGCCTCGCGCGAGGTGCTGGCGACGGTCCGCCGCCTCACCGAGTCGGGCCGCGCCGCCGTCCTCCTCGGCAACCATGAGGTGATGGCCGCTGCCGCCGTGCTGGACGACGACCGCGCGCTGATGAACCTGTGGTGGAAGGTCGGTGGGCGCGAGGCCGCCGCGTCTTACGGTTGGGGCGGGAAGGGGGATGCGGGAGCCCTGGCCGGAGACCTGCGCTGGCTGAGGGAACACGGACGGCTGTGGCTGGAGGTCGGCCCACCGGGGGCCAGAGTGCTGCTCGCACACGCCACCCGTCCCAGCCCGCAACGCCTGGCGAGCGGGAAGAACCGGGCCGCCGACCTCTGGCCTTCCGATGCGGACGACGACGTGGTGTGGTTTCCCCTCGCGTTGCCCGGCGATCCCTCCACACGGCGACTCCACCCCCTGCCCGAGGGCTACCGGGCGAGCGTCCACGGCCATATGGAGACACCAGACCTCCACCAGATGCCCGACCGGGAGGGAAAACCCGCCCTTCAGATCGACCTGCATCCCGGCAAGGGGAAGGTGTGTCTGCTCCACATCGACGTGGACGGCGAGATAGAGCCGTATATCCGCCGGGTCTGA
- a CDS encoding YcjF family protein, with amino-acid sequence MLPLVKQVLDNFNFDVDPALSQDENVEEVIKSAALLSGAIAVEPVPFADILLITPLQAKMVLHVGKIYGFDITPARAREIAQELGATVVYGVLARQIMRGLAKMALPVIGGLITAPAVYGWTFALGRMAQRYFERKRAGLPFERGDQVRVVQEAKEQTRRVLPSAQDFSDLASELRRRAEEKGKGPGTDPRNLN; translated from the coding sequence ATGCTGCCCCTCGTCAAGCAGGTGCTCGACAATTTCAACTTCGACGTGGACCCGGCCCTCTCTCAGGACGAGAACGTCGAGGAGGTCATCAAGAGCGCGGCCCTGCTCTCGGGCGCGATTGCCGTCGAGCCCGTGCCCTTTGCCGACATCCTGCTCATCACGCCCCTTCAGGCCAAGATGGTGCTGCACGTCGGCAAGATCTACGGCTTCGACATCACCCCCGCCCGCGCCCGCGAGATCGCGCAGGAACTCGGCGCCACCGTCGTCTACGGCGTCCTGGCCCGGCAGATTATGCGCGGCCTCGCCAAAATGGCCCTGCCCGTCATCGGCGGCCTGATCACCGCGCCCGCCGTGTACGGCTGGACCTTCGCGCTGGGACGCATGGCGCAGCGGTACTTCGAGCGCAAGCGCGCGGGCCTGCCCTTCGAGCGGGGGGATCAGGTCCGCGTGGTGCAGGAGGCCAAGGAACAGACCCGCCGCGTGCTGCCGAGCGCGCAGGACTTCAGCGACCTCGCCAGTGAACTGCGCCGCCGCGCCGAGGAGAAGGGTAAGGGGCCGGGCACCGACCCCCGGAACCTGAACTGA
- a CDS encoding alkene reductase yields the protein MTTLEPKSDTATATPAVLTPFRLGPNKLKNRMVVAPLTRSRADEGTDVPGPLVREYYAQRAGFGLILTEGAQISPMGKGYPRTSGIYSPEQVAGWRAITEEVHARGGRVFLQLWHVGRLSHPDYLNGETPVAPSAIPAGPPDKSYDGGFHPFVTPRALETSEIPGLVADYRKAALNARDAGFDGVEIHGANGYLLEQFLLTGSNARTDEYGGSLDNRLRLPLEVTRAVLEVWEPERVGYRISPTGSAAGIGDENLEATYTRLLEELNALGLGYVHVAEFVPTRGAALPERTLLPLVRRTFGGAVMANGGFHDVRGASWIIEQGHADLVSFGSASIANPDLPERFRRGAPLNTPDRTTFYQGEEKGYTDHPLLD from the coding sequence CACGGCCACCGCCACGCCCGCCGTCCTGACGCCCTTTCGCCTCGGGCCGAACAAGCTGAAAAACCGCATGGTGGTCGCACCCCTGACCCGCAGCCGCGCCGACGAGGGGACGGACGTGCCCGGCCCTCTGGTCCGCGAGTACTACGCGCAGCGGGCGGGCTTCGGCCTGATCCTGACCGAGGGGGCGCAGATCAGCCCTATGGGCAAGGGCTACCCGCGCACGAGCGGCATCTACAGCCCCGAGCAGGTGGCGGGCTGGCGGGCGATCACGGAGGAGGTCCACGCGCGGGGCGGGCGCGTCTTCCTGCAACTGTGGCATGTCGGGCGTCTCTCGCACCCCGACTACCTGAACGGCGAGACGCCCGTCGCCCCCAGCGCCATCCCCGCTGGGCCGCCCGACAAGAGCTACGACGGCGGCTTCCACCCCTTCGTGACGCCGCGCGCCCTGGAGACTTCCGAAATCCCCGGCCTCGTCGCCGACTACCGCAAGGCCGCCCTAAACGCGAGGGATGCAGGCTTCGACGGGGTGGAGATTCACGGGGCGAACGGCTACCTGCTCGAACAGTTCCTCCTGACGGGCAGCAACGCCCGCACCGACGAGTACGGCGGCTCCCTCGACAACCGCCTGCGGCTGCCGCTGGAGGTCACGCGCGCCGTGCTGGAGGTCTGGGAGCCGGAGCGGGTCGGCTACCGCATCTCGCCCACGGGAAGCGCCGCCGGGATCGGCGACGAGAACCTGGAGGCGACGTATACCCGGCTGCTGGAGGAGTTGAACGCCTTGGGGCTCGGTTACGTCCACGTCGCCGAGTTCGTGCCCACGCGCGGCGCGGCGCTGCCGGAGCGCACCCTGCTCCCGCTCGTGCGCCGGACCTTCGGCGGGGCGGTGATGGCGAATGGCGGCTTCCACGACGTGCGGGGCGCGAGCTGGATCATCGAGCAGGGGCACGCGGATCTCGTGTCCTTCGGGTCCGCCTCCATCGCCAACCCCGACCTGCCCGAGCGGTTCCGCCGCGGTGCGCCCCTGAACACCCCCGACCGCACCACCTTCTACCAGGGCGAGGAGAAGGGGTACACCGATCACCCGCTGCTGGACTGA